Proteins encoded together in one Miscanthus floridulus cultivar M001 chromosome 16, ASM1932011v1, whole genome shotgun sequence window:
- the LOC136512827 gene encoding fasciclin-like arabinogalactan protein 2 translates to MDLRRRRLAMVAVWAATLTAVAEGFDILQILGKHDEFSQFCKLLNETHLAGDINRDRTITVLAVANGDMGHLTGGHYSLGTLRHILELHVVADYYDDKKLKQLSHAATAASTLFQRSGFAPGMAGYVNITQHRGGKVSFIVDDAADTVKPVTYVKQIESHRYDYSVLQVSGVLSSPEAEAPVAPPAPVNLTDILSKKYCKSFAGLLAADPKVFDTLNGTKDTALTIFCPVDAAVAAFMPKFKNLTAKAKTAILLYHAVPDYYSMQFLKSNKGKVTTLATTSVAKKDYTYEAESKEDTVTLDTTVVTSTIQATVRDDDPLAVYAVSKFLQPKELFKAKTADLAPVPAPEAGPKKKKKKPSSGSAASAPSDESADGPSADDSSDDAADKAAAAPSSLFARWVTIAVALALALAA, encoded by the exons ATggacctgcggcggcggcggctggccaTGGTGGCGGTGTGGGCCGCCACACTGACGGCGGTGGCGGAGGGGTTCGACATCCTGCAGATCCTGGGGAAGCACGACGAGTTCTCGCAGTTCTGCAAGCTGCTCAACGAGACGCACCTGGCGGGGGACATCAACCGGGACCGGACCATCACCGTGCTCGCCGTGGCCAACGGCGACATGGGCCACCTCACGGGGGGACACTACTCGCTCGGCACCCTCCGCCACATCCTCGAGCTGCACGTCGTCGCCGACTACTACGACGACAAGAAGCTCAAGCAGCTGTcgcacgccgccaccgccgcatcCACCTTGTTCCAG CGATCCGGATTTGCCCCCGGCATGGCAGGGTACGTGAACATAACGCAGCACCGCGGCGGCAAGGTGTCGTTCATCGTGGACGACGCGGCGGACACCGTGAAGCCCGTCACGTACGTGAAGCAGATCGAGAGCCACCGGTACGACTACTCGGTGCTCCAGGTGAGCGGCGTGCTGTCGTCCCCGGAAGCCGAGGCGCCCGTGGCCCCGCCGGCACCCGTCAACCTCACCGACATCCTCTCCAAGAAGTACTGCAAGAGCTTCGCGGGGCTGCTGGCGGCCGACCCCAAGGTGTTCGACACCCTGAACGGCACCAAGGACACGGCGCTCACCATCTTCTGCCCCGTCGACGCGGCGGTGGCGGCCTTCATGCCCAAGTTCAAGAACCTGACGGCCAAGGCCAAGACGGCCATCCTGCTGTACCACGCCGTGCCGGACTACTACTCCATGCAGTTCCTCAAGTCCAACAAGGGCAAGGTCACCACGCTCGCCACCACCAGCGTCGCCAAGAAGGACTACACCTACGAGGCCGAGAGCAAGGAGGACACAGTCACGCTCGACACCACCGTCGTCACCTCCACCATCCAGGCCACCGTCAGGGACGACGACCCGCTCGCCGTCTATGCTGTGTCCAAGTTCCTGCAGCCTAAGGAGCTGTTCAAGGCGAAAACGGCGGACCTCGCGCCTGTGCCCGCTCCAGAAGCagggccaaagaagaagaagaagaagcccaGCAGCGGCTCGGCTGCCTCTGCGCCTTCAGACGAATCTGCAGATGGCCCGTCTGCCGACGACTCATCCGACGACGCCGCGGACAAGGCCGCCGCTGCGCCGTCGTCTCTGTTCGCCCGGTGGGTGACGATCGCcgtggcgctggcgctggcgtTGGCGGCCTAA